A single window of Nicotiana sylvestris chromosome 5, ASM39365v2, whole genome shotgun sequence DNA harbors:
- the LOC104210010 gene encoding hypothetical protein At1g04090-like, whose product MFGRECCSWDSVCDYYNVEPQRFHLPSPLPQWPQGKGFATGKICLGEIEAVQITKFKKIWGCNPLFGKSKSVSFYKPDEIPQGFSILGHYCQPDGENITGYVLAVKDLSADQKQKISFRDSTSKLPALKKPLNYTLVYSAKSLYNEVGYIWLPNAPVGYKPMGFVATAEPNEPNLEEVRCVRADLTESCEACEVVFSSNSLFGKNQFQVWKTRPCARGMLCEGVSVGTFFCSTSFTKGDELNIACLKNLDSSLKAMPNLEQVHALIKHYGPTVYFHPDEIYLPSSVQWFFKNGALLFKDGKDNGIAIDSKGSNLPAGGQNDGKYWLDLPNKDVENRHTVKCGNIETAELYVHVKPAEGGTFTDIAMWVFCPFNGPATLKISLLNLAMNRVGEHVGDWEHYTLRISNFSGVLWCVYFSEHSGGEWVDARNLEFIDGNKSIVYASRNGHASFPHPGCYLQGNTKIGIGVRNDCARSKYYVDSSSKYQIIAAEYLGEGIVAEPPWLQYMREWGPTIEYKSGYEVDKIINHLPSFFRISVESLVELFPTELYGEAGPTGPKEKNNWFGDERW is encoded by the exons ATGTTTGGGAGGGAGTGTTGCAGCTGGGATAGTGTATGTGATTACTACAATGTTGAACCACAGCGTTTTCATTTGCCTTCACCCCTTCCACAATGGCCTCAAG GTAAAGGATTTGCTACAGGAAAAATATGCCTAGGTGAAATTGAAGCTGTTCAAATCACCAAGTTTAAGAAAATTTGGGGTTGTAATCCATTGTTTGGAAAATCAAAGTCAGTCTCATTCTATAAGCCAGATGAAATTCCACAAGGATTTTCAATTCTTGGCCACTATTGTCAGCCAGATGGTGAGAACATAACAGGCTATGTTCTTGCTGTCAAAGATTTATCTGCTGATCAGAAGCAAAAAATTTCATTTCGAGATTCGACTTCCAAGCTTCCTGCTCTTAAAAAGCCATTGAACTACACTTTAGTATATAGTGCGAAATCCCTTTATAATGAAGTTGGTTACATTTGGCTTCCTAATGCACCAGTTGGCTATAAACCAATGGGCTTTGTGGCAACTGCTGAACCTAATGAACCAAATCTTGAAGAAGTTAGATGTGTCCGCGCTGATCTTACAGAAAGTTGTGAGGCTTGTGAAGTTGTTTTTAGTTCAAATTCTCTTTTTGGAAAGAACCAATTTCAAGTTTGGAAAACAAGACCCTGCGCGAGGGGCATGTTATGTGAAGGGGTTTCAGTTGGGACATTCTTCTGCAGTACAAGTTTCACTAAAGGAGATGAACTCAACATTGCATGTTTGAAAAATCTCGACTCGTCTCTAAAGGCAATGCCCAACCTTGAGCAGGTTCATGCACTTATTAAGCACTATGGACCAACTGTTTACTTCCATCCAGATGAAATTTATTTGCCCTCATCAGTTCAATGGTTCTTCAAAAATGGAGCCCTTCTATTTAAAGATGGGAAGGACAATGGTATAGCGATCGACTCTAAAGGCTCAAACTTGCCAGCAGGTGGACAAAATGATGGTAAATATTGGCTTGATTTGCCAAATAAAGATGTTGAAAATAGACACACTGTCAAATGTGGTAATATTGAGACAGCTGAGCTCTATGTGCATGTTAAACCGGCTGAAGGAGGAACGTTTACTGATATTGCAATGTGGGTTTTTTGCCCCTTTAATGGACCGGCTACCCTTAAAATAAGTTTGTTGAATCTAGCCATGAATAGAGTAGGGGAGCACGTTGGTGATTGGGAGCATTACACTCTTCGTATTAGCAACTTTTCTGGGGTGCTCTGGTGTGTCTATTTCAGTGAGCATAGTGGTGGTGAATGGGTTGATGCTCGTAACTTGGAGTTCATCGATGGGAACAAGTCAATTGTATATGCATCAAGAAATGGACACGCGAGTTTCCCACATCCTGGCTGTTACCTTCAAGGCAATACAAAGATTGGTATCGGAGTGAGGAATGATTGCGCAAGAAGCAAATACTATGTTGACTCTAGCAGTAAATATCAAATTATCGCTGCTGAGTATCTTGGAGAAGGAATTGTCGCAGAGCCGCCTTGGTTACAGTACATGAGGGAATGGGGTCCAACCATTGAATACAAATCAGGATATGAAGTTGACAAGATAATCAACCACCTTCCTTCTTTTTTTAGAATTTCAGTGGAGAGTCTTGTTGAGCTATTTCCAACTGAACTTTATGGTGAAGCAGGGCCAACAGGACCAAAGGAAAAGAATAACTGGTTTGGAGATGAAAGGTGGTAA